One segment of Thamnophis elegans isolate rThaEle1 chromosome 16, rThaEle1.pri, whole genome shotgun sequence DNA contains the following:
- the LOC116518860 gene encoding minor allergen Can f 2-like: MRSLLFTLGLALCCFVQAEWENMSATTKKDTGRWMTIAVATNSEDHLEQIRNMPAFAADVSTPQEDVFSITVYLPMLDGCKNVTYQARRNKENGKYIFVSGDTTVTVESVKVKGNFVITTISVVDADNKFKTTMLHSREVTQDPEIKQKFEGECKSLGYRKDQIVFLKPYVKCE; the protein is encoded by the exons ATGAGATCCTTGCTGTTCACTTTGGGCCTGGCCCTCTGCTGCTTCGTCCAGGCTGAATGGGAGAACATGAGCGCAACCACCAAGAAG GATACGGGTCGCTGGATGACCATTGCAGTTGCCACCAATTCAGAAGACCATCTGGAGCAGATAAGGAATATGCCGGCATTTGCTGCTGATGTGTCAACACCACAGGAAGACGTCTTTAGCATTACGGTCTATCTCCCCAT GCTGGACGGGTGCAAGAACGTAACCTACCAGGccagaagaaacaaagaaaatggaaaatatatctTCGTCTCTG GTGATACAACGGTGACGGTGGAATCGGTGAAGGTCAAAGGCAACTTCGTCATTACAACCATCAGCGTGGTGGACGCAGACAACAAATTCAAAACCACAATGCTTCACA GCCGGGAAGTAACTCAGGATCCAGAGATAAAGCAGAAATTTGAAGGCGAATGCAAAAGTCTCGGCTACAGAAAGGATCAGATTGTCTTTTTAAAACCATATG